In a single window of the Streptacidiphilus sp. P02-A3a genome:
- a CDS encoding NAD(P)/FAD-dependent oxidoreductase, whose protein sequence is MTTTIHHPVAIVGAGLGGLTLACVLRTGGVDAAVFDLDTDRHARTQGGMLDIHEESGQAALRAAGLHQEFLGLVMPGGEAMRVLDKHATVHLEASDEDSSHGRPEVDRGRLRELLLDALPEDAVRWGAKATAARTLADGRHEVTLADGTVFTADLLVGADGAWSKVRPLLSDAVPEYTGISVVESDLHDADVRHPEAAATVGGGMLFALGDGRAFLAHRESDGSLHLYTSVRADRSWLDGIDFADTEAARQAVLERFTDWDPSLRALLADAEGPLVPRHIVALPVGHRWPRVPGVTLLGDAAHVMSPFAGEGANNAMQDGAELARALLEHPGDTEAALARYEQAMFPRAQDAAAESAANLLLCFADDAPKGLLDQFAAPHE, encoded by the coding sequence ATGACGACCACCATCCACCACCCCGTCGCCATCGTCGGGGCCGGCCTGGGCGGACTCACCCTGGCCTGCGTCCTGCGCACCGGCGGCGTCGATGCCGCCGTCTTCGACCTGGACACCGACCGGCACGCCCGCACCCAGGGCGGCATGCTCGACATCCACGAGGAGTCCGGCCAGGCGGCCCTGCGCGCTGCCGGGCTCCACCAGGAGTTCCTGGGTCTGGTCATGCCCGGCGGGGAGGCCATGCGGGTCCTGGACAAGCACGCCACCGTCCACCTGGAGGCGAGCGACGAGGACTCCTCGCACGGCCGCCCCGAGGTGGACCGGGGCCGGTTGCGCGAGCTGCTGCTGGACGCCCTGCCCGAGGACGCCGTCCGCTGGGGCGCGAAGGCCACCGCCGCGCGCACCCTCGCCGACGGCCGCCACGAGGTCACCCTCGCCGACGGCACCGTGTTCACCGCCGACCTGCTGGTCGGCGCCGACGGCGCCTGGTCCAAGGTCCGCCCGCTGCTCTCCGACGCGGTGCCCGAGTACACCGGGATCTCCGTGGTCGAGAGCGACCTGCACGACGCCGACGTCCGTCACCCGGAGGCGGCCGCGACCGTCGGCGGAGGCATGCTCTTCGCCCTCGGCGACGGCCGGGCCTTCCTGGCCCACCGCGAGTCCGACGGCAGCCTGCACCTCTACACCAGCGTCCGCGCCGACCGGTCCTGGCTGGACGGGATCGACTTCGCCGACACCGAGGCCGCCAGGCAGGCGGTGCTGGAGCGGTTCACCGACTGGGACCCGAGCCTGCGGGCGCTGCTCGCCGACGCCGAGGGACCGCTGGTGCCGCGTCACATCGTGGCGCTGCCGGTCGGCCACCGCTGGCCGCGGGTGCCCGGCGTCACGCTGCTCGGCGACGCCGCCCACGTGATGTCGCCGTTCGCCGGAGAGGGCGCGAACAACGCCATGCAGGACGGCGCCGAACTCGCCCGGGCACTGCTGGAGCACCCCGGCGACACCGAGGCCGCGCTGGCCCGGTACGAGCAGGCGATGTTCCCCCGGGCGCAGGACGCCGCCGCGGAGTCCGCCGCCAACCTGCTCCTGTGCTTCGCCGACGACGCCCCCAAGGGCCTGCTCGACCAGTTCGCCGCACCCCACGAGTGA
- the glgX gene encoding glycogen debranching protein GlgX: MTTIRPGRSYPLGATYDGSGTNFSLFSEIAEQVELVLIADDGTQECVTLTEVDGYVWHAYLEGVHPGQRYGFRVHGPYQPERGHRCNPSKLLLDPYAKAIDGQPDGDPALFGYLFDKPEEPNTADSLGHTMLSVVSDHTFDWGDDRAPDLAYHHSVIYEAHVKGMTRDHPDLPEEIRGSYAGIGHPAIIEHLRTLGVTAIELMPVHQFVQDGHLRERGLSNYWGYNTIGFFAPHNGYSSSGTRGQQVTEFKQMVKNLHAAGIEVILDVVYNHTAEGNEQGPTLSFRGIDNNAYYRLVNDDPAHYFDTTGTGNSLLMRHPSVLQLIMDSLRYWVTEMHVDGFRFDLASTLARQFHEVDKLSAFFDLVQQDPVISQVKLIAEPWDIGDDGYQVGMFPPLWTEWNGRYRDTVRDFWRGAEATLPEFASRIAGSADLYKHDRRRPLASINFITAHDGFTLRDLVSYNDKHNEANGEDGNDGDNSNSSWNCGAEGDTDNQEVLDLRARQQRNLLTTLLLSQGVPMIAHGDELGRTQLGNNNAYCQDSELTWINWDLDQAQRDLLDFTRRLVHLRRTHPILRRRRFFQGAGTGEQIGDMVWLLPDGQQMQDTHWHWEEARAVAVFLNGDAITEPDQQGDRVTDDSFLIMFNGHHEPVDFRLPGKEYGRTWDIAVDTAHPLGQDGLEELQAESTVRLDGRSTLVLIRR; this comes from the coding sequence ATGACGACGATACGGCCCGGCCGCTCCTATCCACTGGGAGCCACCTACGACGGCTCCGGCACCAACTTCTCGCTCTTCTCCGAGATCGCCGAACAGGTCGAACTGGTGCTGATCGCCGACGACGGCACCCAGGAGTGCGTCACGCTCACCGAGGTGGACGGTTACGTCTGGCACGCCTACCTGGAGGGAGTGCACCCGGGCCAACGGTACGGCTTCCGTGTGCACGGCCCCTACCAGCCCGAACGGGGTCATCGCTGCAACCCCTCGAAACTGCTCCTGGACCCGTACGCCAAGGCGATCGACGGGCAGCCGGACGGCGACCCGGCCCTGTTCGGCTACCTCTTCGACAAGCCCGAGGAGCCGAACACCGCCGACAGCCTGGGCCACACCATGCTCTCCGTCGTCAGCGACCACACCTTCGACTGGGGGGACGACCGGGCCCCGGACCTCGCCTACCACCACTCGGTGATCTACGAGGCACACGTCAAGGGGATGACCCGCGACCACCCCGACCTGCCCGAGGAAATCCGGGGCAGCTACGCCGGTATCGGCCACCCCGCGATCATCGAACACCTCCGCACGCTCGGCGTCACCGCCATCGAACTCATGCCCGTGCACCAGTTCGTCCAGGACGGGCACCTGCGCGAGCGGGGGCTGTCCAACTACTGGGGCTACAACACCATCGGGTTCTTCGCTCCGCACAACGGCTACTCCTCCTCCGGCACCCGTGGCCAGCAGGTGACCGAGTTCAAGCAGATGGTCAAGAACCTGCACGCGGCAGGCATCGAGGTCATCCTGGACGTGGTCTACAACCACACCGCCGAAGGCAACGAGCAGGGCCCCACCCTCTCCTTCCGGGGCATCGACAACAACGCCTACTACCGGCTGGTCAACGACGACCCGGCGCACTACTTCGACACCACCGGTACCGGCAACAGCCTGCTGATGCGCCACCCCAGCGTGCTGCAACTGATCATGGACTCGCTGCGCTACTGGGTCACCGAGATGCACGTCGACGGCTTCCGCTTCGACCTCGCCTCCACCTTGGCCCGGCAGTTCCACGAGGTCGACAAGCTCTCCGCGTTCTTCGACCTGGTCCAGCAGGACCCGGTCATCAGCCAGGTCAAGCTCATCGCCGAACCCTGGGACATCGGCGACGACGGCTACCAGGTCGGCATGTTCCCGCCGCTGTGGACCGAGTGGAACGGGCGGTACCGCGACACGGTCCGCGACTTCTGGCGCGGAGCCGAGGCCACGCTGCCCGAGTTCGCCTCCCGCATCGCCGGCTCGGCCGACCTGTACAAGCACGACCGGCGGCGGCCGCTGGCCAGCATCAACTTCATCACCGCACATGACGGCTTCACCCTGCGCGACCTCGTCTCCTACAACGACAAGCACAACGAAGCCAACGGCGAAGACGGCAACGACGGGGACAACAGCAACAGCTCCTGGAACTGCGGCGCCGAAGGCGACACCGACAACCAGGAGGTCCTCGACCTCCGCGCCCGCCAGCAGCGCAACCTGCTGACCACACTCCTGCTCTCGCAAGGCGTGCCCATGATCGCCCACGGCGACGAACTCGGCCGCACCCAGCTGGGCAACAACAACGCCTACTGCCAGGACAGCGAACTCACCTGGATCAACTGGGACCTCGACCAGGCACAACGCGACCTGCTGGACTTCACCCGCCGACTGGTCCACCTGCGCCGGACCCATCCGATCCTGCGCCGGAGGCGCTTCTTCCAAGGAGCCGGTACCGGTGAGCAGATCGGCGACATGGTCTGGCTCCTGCCCGACGGTCAGCAGATGCAGGACACGCACTGGCACTGGGAGGAGGCCCGCGCGGTGGCGGTCTTCCTCAACGGGGACGCCATAACCGAACCCGACCAGCAGGGCGACCGGGTTACCGACGACTCCTTCCTCATCATGTTCAACGGCCACCACGAGCCCGTCGACTTCCGTCTCCCCGGCAAGGAGTACGGCCGGACCTGGGACATCGCCGTCGACACCGCCCACCCGCTCGGCCAGGACGGTCTTGAGGAACTACAGGCCGAAAGCACCGTCCGTCTCGACGGACGCAGCACCCTGGTCCTCATCCGCCGCTGA
- a CDS encoding TetR/AcrR family transcriptional regulator, giving the protein MTARTPAPRSRRERPAKPALSHEGIVATAVTLMRSEGLRRVTMRRLAQELDTGPASLYVYLANTAELHAAILEDLLGAVDLAPARAGGDWRQRLGDLLGRYTRVLFEHPGLAHSALVARPSGPNYLALVETVLALLHEGGVPDGQAAWGVDVLLQVATATAAEQSTRDRGTDTEAEHHALLEALGRVTARSHPRIAALGPDLTSGTPEQRLAWVFRVVINGAQATPRQPD; this is encoded by the coding sequence ATGACAGCCCGGACCCCCGCCCCCCGCAGCCGCCGCGAGCGGCCCGCCAAGCCCGCCCTCAGCCACGAGGGCATCGTCGCCACCGCCGTCACCCTGATGCGGAGCGAGGGGCTGCGGCGGGTCACCATGCGCCGACTGGCGCAGGAGCTCGACACCGGACCGGCCTCGCTGTACGTCTACCTGGCGAACACCGCCGAGCTGCACGCGGCGATCCTGGAGGACCTGCTCGGCGCGGTCGACCTGGCCCCGGCGCGAGCGGGCGGCGACTGGCGGCAGCGGCTCGGCGACCTGCTCGGCCGCTACACCCGAGTGCTGTTCGAACACCCCGGCCTCGCCCACTCGGCGCTGGTGGCCCGGCCCTCGGGGCCGAACTACCTGGCGCTGGTCGAGACCGTCCTCGCGCTGCTGCACGAAGGCGGGGTGCCCGACGGGCAGGCAGCCTGGGGGGTGGACGTGCTGCTCCAGGTGGCCACCGCGACCGCCGCCGAGCAGTCCACCCGGGACCGCGGCACCGACACCGAGGCCGAGCACCACGCGCTGCTGGAGGCGCTCGGGCGGGTGACCGCCCGGTCGCACCCACGGATCGCGGCGCTCGGCCCCGACCTCACCTCCGGCACCCCCGAGCAGCGCCTGGCCTGGGTCTTCCGCGTGGTCATCAACGGCGCGCAAGCCACCCCCAGGCAGCCGGACTGA